Proteins co-encoded in one Nicotiana sylvestris chromosome 7, ASM39365v2, whole genome shotgun sequence genomic window:
- the LOC104249987 gene encoding benzyl alcohol O-benzoyltransferase, protein MDSKQSSKLVFTVRRQNPELIAPAKPTPRETKFLSDIDDQEGLRFQIPVIQFYSKNSSMEGKDPVNIIKKAIAETLVFYYPFAGRLREGNGRKLMVDCTGEGIMFVEADADVTLEEFGDELQPPFPCLEELLYDVPNSAGVLHCPLLLIQVTRLRCGGFIFALRLNHTMSDAPGLVQFMTAVGEIACGASAPSVLPVWCRELLNARNPPQVTCTHHEYDEVPDTKGTIIPLDDMVHKSFFFGPAEVSALRRFVPHHLRKCSTFELLTAVLWRCRTMSLKPDPEEEVRVLCIVNARSRFNPPLPTGYYGNAFAFPVAVTTAAKLRKNPLGYALELVKKTKTDVTEEYMKSVADLMVLKGRPHFTVVRTYLVSDVTRGGFGEVDFGWGKAVYGGPAKGGVGAIPGVASFYIPFKNKKGENGIVVPICLPGFAMETFIKELDGMLRGDAPLVNTNYAIIRPAL, encoded by the exons ATGGATTCAAAGCAATCATCAAAATTAGTGTTCACAGTAAGGAGACAAAACCCAGAGTTAATAGCTCCGGCAAAACCAACTCCACGTGAAACTAAGTTTCTTTCTGATATTGATGATCAAGAAGGTCTTCGATTCCAAATTCCTGTTATTCAATTTTACAGTAAGAATTCTTCTATGGAAGGGAAAGATCCTGTTAATATTATTAAAAAGGCTATAGCTGAAACACTTGTGTTTTACTATCCATTTGCTGGCCGGCTCCGGGAAGGAAATGGCCGGAAACTAATGGTGGATTGTACCGGCGAAGGGATTATGTTTGTCGAAGCGGACGCTGATGTTACGCTTGAGGAATTTGGAGATGAACTTCAGCCTCCATTTCCATGCTTAGAAGAGCTTCTTTATGATGTTCCTAACTCTGCTGGAGTTCTGCACTGCCCTTTGCTTCTTATTCAG GTAACTCGTCTAAGATGTGGTGGTTTTATCTTCGCGCTAAGATTAAACCACACAATGAGTGATGCACCCGGTCTTGTCCAATTCATGACTGCAGTGGGTGAAATAGCGTGCGGCGCATCTGCTCCATCTGTACTTCCAGTCTGGTGTCGAGAATTACTAAATGCAAGAAATCCGCCTCAAGTGACATGTACACATCACGAATACGATGAAGTACCCGATACAAAGGGTACAATTATTCCCTTAGACGACATGGTTCATAAATCTTTCTTTTTTGGCCCTGCCGAAGTCTCAGCACTTCGTCGATTTGTCCCTCATCACTTGCGTAAGTGTTCCACTTTTGAACTGCTCACAGCAGTCCTTTGGCGTTGTCGAACAATGTCCCTAAAACCTGATCCAGAAGAGGAAGTTCGCGTTCTTTGCATTGTCAATGCACGTTCGAGGTTCAATCCTCCTTTGCCTACTGGCTACTACGGCAATGCCTTTGCATTCCCCGTAGCAGTCACAACTGCGGCTAAACTGAGGAAAAATCCACTAGGATATGCACTTGAGTTAGTGAAGAAAACAAAGACGGATGTGACAGAAGAATATATGAAATCAGTGGCAGATTTAATGGTGTTAAAAGGGAGACCCCATTTTACAGTGGTGAGGACTTATCTTGTATCAGATGTGACTAGAGGTGGATTTGGAGAAGTGGATTTTGGATGGGGAAAAGCAGTATATGGTGGACCAGCTAAAGGAGGAGTAGGTGCAATTCCTGGTGTGGCTAGTTTTTATATACCATTTAAAAACAAGAAAGGTGAGAATGGAATTGTGGTTCCAATTTGTTTGCCTGGTTTTGCAATGGAAACATTCATCAAAGAACTAGATGGTATGTTGAGAGGTGATGCTCCATTAGTCAACACAAACTATGCCATTATCAGACCTGCCCTATGA